The window CAGTGAGCACCCAGGTCCATCTCTGCAGACAAAGGAGCCACACCCCATCTTCTACTAAGCATCATGAAGGTCCCTGGGGCTGCCCTCGCCATCCTCCTCTGCACCATGGCCCTCTGCAGTCAGGTCTTCTCTGCACCATGTAAGTCTGTGTTGCTGCTGCAGCTGTCCCCATTCTCGGTCCTCACAGTTGGACCACATCTATTTCTGTCTTGTGACCTTAAGAGCCCCCAAGAGAAAATAGAGAACTTTTCAAAGGGCTACCAAACATCATGCCTTTCTCTTCaagacttttattttcatctttattaaagGGGTCTTAGCTGTGGAATAGGGGAGTTccagttccattttacagatggcaaaaTAGGGACCTAGACAAATAAGTTTGCAAGAGGCGAGATCCAATCTGGTGACCTCCCAGGGTGGGGGTCATTCTTCCCTTCATTCACCCTAGGTCCCCCCGGAGTTCTGTCCCTTGGACGTCATATGAGAGATGTCCAAAGTTTCTCTTTAGCTGGGGGATAACTTCTTGAACCAGGCAAAATTTCTGGAGGGAGATGAGATAAGAGGGCAGTCTGTTTGGATGTCTGGATCACATCGAGAAACAGAGCCCACAACAAAGAGTCAAGGAGAAAGAAGGATACAGACAGAAACCAGGACAGAGGCAGGAGTATTTCTAGGCAAAGATGCCCAGTGCCTGCCAGTGACCCTGTCCCCCAGCCCACACCCTGAGCAAAGCTGTTTTCCTCTGATCTCAAGGGATCCAATCTCAGATCTCACTTTCCCTTCGGAACCGTGATCcaggcttgttctctctcttcccccacagTTGGTGCTGACACCCCAACTGCCTGCTGCTTCTCCTATGTCTCCAAGCAGATTCCACGCAAGTTCATAGCCGACTACTTTGAGACCAGCAGCCAATGCTCCAAGCCAGGGGTTATGTAAGTAGTGCCAGtcctcctgcccacctctggggagacagggagggtcTGGAGTAGGGGCAGCACCCAAGGGCATAGACTGGCCAGAAGTGCCATCCTGGAATGGCTCAGCCCTCTGCAGCCAATAAGTATGTAGGACCCAGGTCTCAGAAGTGTGACCTGACCCAGCCAGGGTCTTGCAAAGTCAGGGAGGGTTAACCCAgcccagaaggaagggagggaaaaaggaggtGGTCATTGGGATCCCCTGGGAGTGGGGGTGCTGAGTCAGTGAGAGCAGATCTCTGGACTGAGGTAGGCAGAGGGTTCCTGGGAAGGGGTCATGCCCTGAGCTGCCCAGGACAGAGAGTGGGATGAGGGACCACACTGGGCCCAAGATCCTCCTGCTGGATCCCTCAGTATATAATCCTTCTACCTCCCTCCACAGCTTTCAAACCAGAAGAGGCCGGCAGGTCTGTGCTGACCCCAGTGAAGCCTGGGTCCAGGAATATGTGACTGACTTGGAGCTGAGTGCCTGAATGGCCTGGAAGCTTTGAGAACCCAGTGAGACTCAGTTGGCTGACCAGGGAGCAGAGGTCCAAGCCTTGGAAACACTGCTGTAACCTCCACATCTAACTCTCATGTGGGCTGGTTGTTGCCAAACAGCCACACTCTGGAACTCTTTTAACTTAAATTTcaacttatttatattatttaatttttgttatttattttcaatgtcaTACTCTGTTTGGGACTGTTTGCTCTGAGAGATCCCAAGATATCTTCAGCATCCCCCCTTCGGTGACTGTCATAGTTTATTCTAGGCAGAAGTGGCACCAAAGCCACCAGACTGACATATGTGTATTGTTCAGGGATGTGTTCAGCctggagaaataataaagatggtCTTTGGAAAGAAAACTGACATTGAATTTGGTTTGGTTTATCTGGGAAGTTGGAATCACTGGTCAAAAGACAAAAACTAGGCAGATGTAAAACGAAGGGAAATTGGAAAAGATGGAAGGGGAGTGAGCACAGAGATACTCTGCTTTACACTGAAGCCACATCTCCAGATTGTTAGAATTAAGAATGTTTCCTAAATCAAATCATAATGTACATACTACAGAAAAATTCATTATGGCAATAGATATTATGGCAAAAGTATTCATAGTGCATAATGCATAGAAatcaaggttttttaaaaaagttttttagaatttatttatttatttatttttgagagacagagagacagagagagagagagatggagagagtgaatcccaagcaggctccgtgctattagcacagagcccgatgcagagctcaatgtcactgtgagatcatgacatgagccaaaatcaagagttgggtgcttaaccaactgagccacccaagtgcccctaaatcaAGGTTTCTTAATAACAATTACTAACATATTTGAGACTATTCTAGGTTGAATGCTTTTATGCAGTGTCCATTTGATCCCCACAATGACACTACGGTTTAAGTACTGTTAATATCCTCATTTGATACAAGAGTAAACTCCAGCtgggctcagaaaggttaagcagTTTGGCCAAAATCACACAGCAAAGTAAATGGAGCAACTGAGTTCCAAAACTAGACTTTGATATAACTATAGACTCACTCTTAAACACTAGCAAAGTTATGTCCCAAAACACCATCCATCTGTATTCAAATCACAAGCAACGATTGTTTAACATACTcatatcatggggcacctgggtggctcagtcagttaagtgtccgactttggctcaggtcatgatctcgtcgttcatgtgtttgagccccacattgggctctgtgctgacagctcagagcctggagtctgtgtcagattctgtgtctctctccctctctgcccataccccactcgcactctgtctctctctctctcaaaaaacctctttgatcttgcccgcaacaacttcttactaaacacgtctctggaagcaagggaaacaaaacaaaaataaactactgggacctcatcaaaataaaaagcttctgcacagcaaaggaaataatcaggaaaactaaaaggcaatcgacagaatgggagaagatatttgcaaatgacatatcagataaagggttagtatccaaaatctacaaataacttatcaaactcaacacccaaaaaacaaataatccagggaagaaatgggcaaaagacatcaatagacacttctctgaagaagacatccaggtggccaatcgacacatgaaaaaatgctcaacatcactcatcatcagggaaatacaaatcaaaaccacaatgagattctcctgacacctgacacctgtcagaatggctcacattaacaactcaggcaacaacagatgttggcaaggatgtggagaaagaggatctcttttgcactactggtgagaatgcaagctggtgcagccactctggaaaacagtatggaggttcctcaaaaaactaaaaatagaactaccctacgacacaacaattgcactactaggcatttatccaagggatacaggtgtgctgtttcaaagggacacatgcacccccatgtttatagcagcactatcaaaaatagccaaagtatggaaagagcccaaatgtccatcgatggatgaatggataaagaagatgtatatatatatacaatggagtattactcggcaatcaaaaaaaatgaaatcttgccatttgcaactacgtggatggaactggagggtattatgccaagtgaaattagtcagacaaaggaaaaattatatgacttcgctcatatgaagacttttagagaccaaacagatgaacataagggagggaaacaaaaataatataaaaacagagagggagacaaaacagaagagactcataaatttggagaacaaactgaggattgctggaggagttgtgggaggggggaatgaaCTAAATGGGCAAGgaacattaaggaatctactcctgaaatcattgcttcactatatgctaatttggatgtaaattttaaaaaataaaaaataaagttaaaataataataataaataaataaacatgaaaaaaattcttttaaaagacaCTCATATCAGAATCCATGTCAGATATGGACCTGggaatttatatttctaccaacCTCATCATCCTCCTGACCCTTTCAGTGGTTCTCACTATGCTTTTCCAAATGCAGTGTATTATTTGCAGAGAGTAACAGGGATATTGTACACTATTTCTGTAAAATCCATGCTCCACAAAGTAAATGGCTgttagagaaggaaaagacaaccAGCCTACATGTGGAGCATGTAGGCTTATACTACAAACCTGCTTATAGGTTTAACATGAAAGCTGAGGTACTTAATAGATGGGTTGCCCCATTTATAGTTATAACTATAACAAATGCACACTGAGATAGAGCCCTTTCTGCAGAAGAGAAATTCAAAAGGCTTGTATGAAAACCaaacatgtattaatttttatgagCCATGATGATTTCATTGTgtttaaaataatctaatttttgtttccaaaacTGGCTTAGAATTATAGTGATCAGACTCTTTAGAGTACAATTAAATGCTCCTattaagcaaacattaaaatgcACATACTATTTGACCTAGATACCATTTGCCCtaattctatttctaggaatgTGTTTTGTAGCAGCACTACTAAAGGACAGGAATATGCAGGCACAAGGATATTCTTTTCAGCATGGTTTGTAAACAGCAAACTAATGGAAACAATCATCAGCTAAGGAGTAAATCAGTAGACAATTGAGATGCCCATCAAGGGAAAATTCTTCAGTcagtaaaaagaataatacacaTTCACATCTCTGGAAAATATGCATAATTCTATGTGCAAAAAGTGTGTTTACAtctaatatatgcatatatactctATATGCATGATATAGAACTGTATGTATAGAataatattacttttgttttatttttattttattttttattttgagagagagtgagagcaggatctggggagaggggcagagggagagagagagggagaatcttaagcatgttcCACATGCAgcccagagtccaatgcagggctcaatcccacaatcctgggatcataacctgagcgaagatcaagagttggatgctcaaccaactgagtcacttagacaccctatttttgttttatttttaaaagccatataggggtgcttgggtcGCTCAATccgttaagtggccaacttcagctcaggtcatgatctcacagctcgcgagtccaagccctgcatcgggctctgtgctgacagctcagagcctggaatctgcttcaaattctgtctgtccctctctctctgtccttcccctgcttgtgctctctctctctctctctctcaaaaataataaacatttaaaaatttttaagtaatatatacatacgtatTTATGACGGCAAATATTTGGAAAGCTACATGTCAAGTAGCTAACTGTGGTTTCTTAGAGGAAATGaagattatttagtttttaagaatggacacttctcctttttattttctgcccttcccttttatttttcagtgagtaTGCATTGCTTACCTCTCCTGCCTCTTTTGACCCTATTCTTTGATAGGTAATATTCTGTCCATTGGAATAACTTGCTGGTGATTCTGAGTTGCCACAGAGAAGATAGAGCTCACGGTGACAAGTCATAACAGTTTTGATGCCATAATGGCTTTTATATAATGAGGGCAATGCAACCAACAAGTCCTTTGCCCAAGACTTTCATACCAAATACAATACCACACACAAAGCTCTCATACCACACACAAAGCTCCTCTCAGGCAACGTCTTACAATCCCCTTCCACCATGAGGGGCCCTGTTCCTGTAACACCATTACCACCGACACCCATAACAAGTGTGAAGTACTATCATAATGAGAGACTTTGTTCCCAAAGAAGCGATGAAGCTATCACCGTTTCTTCTCTATTGGTGTTCCAGCATCCTGGGACAAACAATATCTGCTTATTTACACTGAATGATTTCTTAAGGTCCAGAGACCCAAAGCCAAATGAAAAGCTTAACCATGTCCAACATTGCCTTAAATACAAATTTTGTGAACAGAGTAAACAGAACAATGACCCCCATGGGGGGCCGGGCAGGAAGAAGAATGGCAATTGCATTGTTAACCAGCTTATGGGGCATTTCAGAGACTGAGATGTGACTGAGATCCTTGGTCAGCCTCTTAGGTTGACTTCCCTGGACTCATCTGAGAAGTGCACTGGGGAGGAACCCTTTTCTGAGGACTGCCTATTCCTGTCAGTGTGAGCTAGGAGCCTGGGGTTGCCTTAGGGGTTGAGCAATCAACGGTCATTTCTGGCTGGTCTTGTGGTTTCCTTGATGATGTAACACCCTTCTAATGATGGTAGGTTTCTGATCTCTCTGCTTCTGATCAATTCCATGGGTTGGATAACCAGAAGCAGAGAGCTTGTCCAGTGATATTTTTGCATGTTAACTGAGGGTGGGAATGTGTGCTTCATAGCACAGGCCTCAGTACTGCAGTCACTGTGACACCTCTGGCCCCGGCAGAGGTGGGGCAATGTGGGGAAGTGACAGATAGCTGATGCCTCACCCCAAGCCACATCTTCCCTGTACCTTCACATAGAGCAGACTGTCTTCCTTAAGTAAGGAGGAGAAATATTTCATAGaagaaggtggggaaggggagttaGAGGTGCAGAAATAGGTTCTTTCCTATTCTGTTTCtcatctccctgcctctgcttgCACCAACTTTAGCTTTAAGTAGAAAACTCTGCATTTCTAGCACTTAGAGATTCCAGATTATTGGCTCTCAGTCATCAGGTTGGAAAAGCTTTTCTAGCAAAgctgaatttttccttttctgatttcagATAAGGTGATTTCAATGTAGCCTAAACTCTCAAGGGAGTTCACTGATGGATGCAAGAAGTAGCTATTATAGTTCAATATTTAACTCTTTCCTATCAAATTCCTTAATGTTGCAAACTTCGTAGGTGGCACAGAGCCTTAGCACCAAGAGATGATAGTGCTCTGTTCAGCCATGTAAGGGTGATTCTCAAATGGTGGTGCCCAGACAACAGCATGAATATCAttttgggaaaatattaaaaatgcaaattctggagcacctgggt is drawn from Panthera uncia isolate 11264 chromosome E1, Puncia_PCG_1.0, whole genome shotgun sequence and contains these coding sequences:
- the LOC125926783 gene encoding C-C motif chemokine 3 — encoded protein: MKVPGAALAILLCTMALCSQVFSAPFGADTPTACCFSYVSKQIPRKFIADYFETSSQCSKPGVIFQTRRGRQVCADPSEAWVQEYVTDLELSA